In bacterium, a genomic segment contains:
- a CDS encoding phytoene/squalene synthase family protein, with product MYNLFNPSISDYVRQSGSSFYFPMLVFPKDKRDAIMTVYAFCRYTDDMVDTENGNHNPFEFLDHWKTELQTAITGKSQLNFLNRLVYIARRFSIPLELFFELIRGVEMDLTKNRYKTFDELYEYCYRVASTVGLMTVSILGEKNSRIESYAVNTGIAVQLTNIIRDVASDIKKNRIYIPKQELEKFGCTEDDLLSGNNQSSFVRLMREQCIRARRYYMKADEDYAAERSYILFPARAMQNIYHSLLVKTERNLENLSSKKISLSIPQKASIVFKTWWNERQFA from the coding sequence CGTTTTCCCAAAAGATAAACGGGATGCGATCATGACCGTTTACGCGTTTTGCCGTTACACAGACGATATGGTTGATACTGAAAATGGCAATCATAATCCGTTTGAATTTCTGGATCATTGGAAAACGGAACTGCAAACCGCGATTACCGGTAAGTCACAGCTTAATTTTTTGAATAGGCTTGTTTACATTGCGCGCAGATTCTCAATACCTCTAGAACTGTTTTTTGAGTTAATTCGCGGCGTAGAGATGGATCTAACAAAAAACCGTTACAAAACTTTTGATGAGTTGTATGAATACTGCTATCGCGTAGCGTCTACGGTCGGATTGATGACCGTCAGCATTTTAGGGGAGAAGAATTCACGGATTGAATCCTACGCAGTTAATACGGGTATTGCCGTCCAGTTAACCAATATCATTCGCGATGTCGCTTCAGATATTAAAAAAAACCGTATTTATATACCGAAACAGGAATTAGAAAAATTTGGATGCACCGAAGATGACCTGCTAAGCGGAAACAATCAGTCTTCTTTTGTGAGGCTCATGCGGGAACAGTGCATACGCGCGCGCCGCTATTATATGAAGGCCGATGAGGATTATGCAGCAGAACGATCTTATATATTATTTCCTGCAAGAGCCATGCAGAACATTTATCACTCACTTCTGGTAAAAACAGAACGAAACCTGGAAAATCTTTCTTCAAAAAAAATTTCTCTATCGATTCCTCAAAAGGCCTCAATTGTTTTCAAGACATGGTGGAATGAAAGACAGTTTGCGTAA
- a CDS encoding protein kinase, with translation MNQQPNIEKLGRYKILGILGQGAMGIVYKAIDERIERVVAIKTLQAGTDLPEDRIAEFRERFFHEAQYAGKLNHPAIVTIFDVEEVDGISYIAMEYVDGKTLEHVIDNESELPVSRMIEIMIEICDGLSYAHKNGVVHRDIKPSNIILTNDGHAKITDFGIAKVSTSNNTVVGTILGTPGYMSPEQITGKSVDHRTDIFSLGAVFYEFLTQHKAFPGTNLTEILYRVMNENPPPVSVVNPMVPPVFDNIISRALRRNAEERYRSVDFFEQDIQRVELTLTMTGSRGMSALSDDTAKMALPSLFNKIGISLDYKKLTMGLSVYSGMLTFILFFMLIFGSHTNRIADTLTAQKPASLEVALNVPDAVVSIDGLVIQTKKNSIKIDSVGVGEHRLVVKRDFYEKYETALVFATGESKKVDVNLKLSPVEIPPGVDTSFITITSNPKMAKVETSTGLFIGYTPIEKFPFPGGNYTLLFSKEDYSSKTRNVVFRRYRNYPVEMTLDKLRGFVSLERVYPEDAGLIWNGKKLQKNLRTNRFSVEVGDQTVTISADGYEDVTKQLVLKFDETIELGDSLKATYGSLLVQSNPSGADIFIDDSEKSVGKSPVQLDLLLASTHRISAAYKNEKRNKTIKVEKNDTITTTIVFSNPNGFLELNSDPPGAYIYINTALRRGVTTPQTIEIQPGFHKIRLTHPKFSKFYELTVRVRPENSTKIEHKFE, from the coding sequence ATGAATCAGCAACCCAACATAGAAAAGCTGGGCCGTTATAAAATTCTGGGCATTCTTGGCCAGGGTGCAATGGGCATTGTGTATAAGGCGATCGACGAGCGCATAGAGCGTGTGGTGGCTATTAAGACTCTGCAGGCCGGGACCGACCTGCCGGAAGACCGAATAGCTGAATTCCGGGAAAGATTCTTTCATGAAGCGCAGTACGCCGGAAAACTCAATCACCCTGCGATTGTCACTATTTTTGACGTAGAAGAAGTAGACGGAATATCGTATATCGCAATGGAATATGTTGACGGCAAAACCCTCGAACATGTTATAGATAATGAGTCGGAACTTCCCGTCAGCAGGATGATTGAGATCATGATTGAAATTTGTGACGGATTGAGTTACGCACATAAAAACGGAGTAGTTCACCGCGATATAAAGCCCAGTAACATTATTCTTACAAACGACGGGCATGCAAAAATCACAGATTTTGGTATAGCTAAAGTTAGCACATCGAACAACACGGTTGTCGGAACAATATTAGGCACGCCGGGATACATGTCGCCGGAACAGATCACGGGAAAGTCAGTTGATCATCGAACCGATATATTCTCGCTTGGCGCAGTGTTTTATGAGTTTCTTACGCAACACAAGGCGTTTCCGGGCACAAATTTGACGGAAATTCTTTATCGCGTGATGAATGAAAACCCGCCTCCCGTGAGCGTAGTTAATCCAATGGTTCCGCCGGTTTTCGACAACATTATTTCCCGCGCATTAAGGCGCAATGCGGAAGAGCGGTACCGAAGCGTCGATTTTTTTGAACAGGACATTCAGCGGGTGGAGTTAACGCTAACCATGACCGGATCCAGAGGTATGAGCGCTCTCTCAGATGACACGGCAAAAATGGCGTTACCTTCATTATTCAATAAAATTGGAATTTCGCTGGATTACAAAAAGCTTACTATGGGGCTTTCGGTGTATTCCGGAATGCTGACTTTTATTCTCTTTTTCATGCTGATATTTGGAAGTCATACCAATCGAATCGCCGATACATTGACCGCACAGAAACCGGCCTCATTAGAAGTGGCGCTTAATGTGCCCGATGCCGTGGTAAGTATTGACGGGCTGGTTATTCAAACAAAGAAAAATAGTATCAAGATCGACAGCGTTGGTGTGGGAGAACACAGATTAGTAGTGAAACGCGATTTTTATGAGAAGTACGAAACGGCATTGGTTTTTGCGACCGGTGAGTCGAAAAAAGTTGACGTCAACCTGAAACTCTCTCCGGTTGAAATTCCGCCCGGAGTGGATACGTCGTTTATTACGATTACATCGAATCCAAAGATGGCAAAAGTTGAAACCAGCACTGGGTTATTTATAGGCTATACGCCGATTGAAAAATTCCCATTTCCTGGAGGCAACTATACGCTGTTGTTTTCTAAAGAGGATTACTCATCAAAGACCCGCAACGTTGTATTTCGCAGATATCGAAATTATCCGGTTGAAATGACTCTGGATAAATTACGAGGATTTGTTTCATTGGAAAGGGTCTACCCGGAGGATGCCGGCCTTATATGGAATGGGAAGAAATTACAAAAAAATCTTAGAACCAATCGATTCAGCGTCGAAGTTGGCGATCAGACTGTGACTATCAGCGCAGATGGATACGAAGACGTTACGAAACAATTGGTTCTTAAGTTTGACGAAACTATCGAACTGGGTGATTCGTTGAAAGCTACGTACGGCTCTTTACTTGTGCAGTCGAATCCTAGTGGAGCGGATATTTTTATTGACGATTCGGAGAAGTCAGTAGGTAAGTCGCCGGTTCAACTCGATCTTTTGTTAGCAAGCACGCACAGGATCAGTGCGGCTTATAAGAATGAAAAAAGAAACAAAACAATAAAAGTAGAAAAAAATGATACTATTACAACCACGATCGTATTTTCAAATCCAAACGGTTTTCTCGAATTAAATTCTGATCCGCCGGGAGCTTACATTTACATCAACACCGCTTTACGCAGGGGTGTTACGACACCCCAAACGATTGAAATTCAGCCCGGATTTCATAAAATACGTCTCACGCATCCTAAATTCAGTAAGTTCTACGAATTGACGGTGCGCGTTAGGCCTGAGAATTCAACAAAAATCGAACATAAATTCGAATAA
- a CDS encoding redoxin domain-containing protein, translated as MLKKNDRITELEFQDSEGINYRLEKFHGRKAVALFFYPMDFTRICTAQVCYFRERYEEICKLGGELFGVSLDDSVTHNSFISKHQLPFPLIYDHRKKLGKQFGVLRLGGILRNKRATFVLSPAGIILDVIHNEFNAEVHADRFIEILESMNL; from the coding sequence ATGCTAAAAAAAAACGACCGCATTACTGAATTAGAGTTTCAGGATTCCGAGGGCATAAACTACCGTTTAGAAAAATTTCACGGTCGAAAGGCTGTTGCATTATTTTTTTATCCGATGGATTTCACCAGGATCTGTACTGCGCAGGTGTGTTATTTTCGGGAACGATATGAAGAGATTTGCAAACTTGGGGGTGAATTATTCGGCGTTAGTCTTGATGATAGCGTAACGCACAATAGCTTCATCAGTAAACATCAATTACCGTTTCCATTAATTTATGACCATAGAAAAAAACTTGGAAAACAATTTGGGGTTCTGCGGCTCGGCGGAATATTACGAAATAAAAGGGCAACATTTGTTTTGTCGCCTGCCGGAATCATACTTGATGTTATACACAATGAATTTAATGCGGAAGTTCATGCGGATCGATTCATTGAGATTCTAGAATCGATGAATTTATAG
- a CDS encoding sodium:solute symporter family protein → MIMWVVFICYVSAMIYLGFRSRHTEKGDDYWTAARDLGGWSAGFSLSAGFMSISWSCVYAIQIFYWYGLSGFLLMTLPWMAALTGIYFLATRFRDLPAFSQTEMVRIRFGKRSAIMVSLTQVIVFLIWGGAEIYVAANLLESSLGIDKFWIMVLITLTIAIYSTWGGFSAVVKTDKLQFVFVASYLFAVAWMAMLQLPELDTGNLIPARAQDPFFDGALMPLIIITAFAYLPGWLSEADLWLRIQAARNVKEARKAALIGLFNSFLFVGVIPAVIAMAALTLFPVNDAASTGVIGNEGEKIISAIVLPFNNPWMEIFLGIGLLCASMSTIDTCTNIVSLNVGRDILQTKKLSMSKGVNVAVMGAAFLISINVNSLWDIFYLSSGLLSTVVALPVLATLNKRIPGEAVFYSSIVGFACTVFFYFNSSFGWIPLSMNVVLRDTGIEYVVYGIIGAGVGFAAGYFLRSER, encoded by the coding sequence ATGATCATGTGGGTTGTTTTTATCTGTTATGTTTCAGCGATGATTTATCTCGGATTCCGGAGCCGGCATACAGAGAAAGGCGATGATTACTGGACTGCAGCGCGGGACTTGGGGGGATGGTCGGCAGGATTCTCATTGTCTGCCGGATTTATGTCTATTTCGTGGTCCTGTGTGTACGCCATTCAGATTTTTTACTGGTACGGCTTATCAGGCTTTCTTCTCATGACGCTTCCGTGGATGGCGGCGTTAACCGGCATATATTTTTTAGCAACAAGATTTCGCGATCTTCCCGCATTCAGCCAGACTGAAATGGTGCGCATCCGATTTGGCAAGAGGTCGGCCATTATGGTGAGTTTGACGCAGGTCATTGTCTTCTTAATATGGGGAGGCGCTGAAATTTACGTTGCCGCGAATCTTCTGGAATCGTCGCTAGGGATAGACAAGTTTTGGATCATGGTGCTGATTACGCTGACGATAGCGATTTACTCTACCTGGGGCGGGTTTTCAGCGGTAGTCAAAACGGATAAACTGCAGTTTGTTTTTGTTGCGTCTTATCTTTTTGCTGTAGCTTGGATGGCTATGTTGCAGTTGCCGGAACTAGATACCGGGAACCTGATTCCCGCAAGGGCGCAGGATCCTTTTTTTGATGGCGCATTAATGCCGCTTATTATTATTACGGCGTTTGCTTATTTGCCCGGGTGGCTGAGTGAAGCCGACCTTTGGCTTAGAATTCAAGCAGCGCGAAACGTCAAAGAAGCCCGCAAAGCGGCATTGATCGGTTTGTTCAATTCGTTTTTGTTCGTCGGCGTTATTCCCGCTGTAATTGCCATGGCCGCTTTGACTTTGTTTCCGGTCAACGATGCCGCATCAACGGGTGTGATAGGAAATGAAGGGGAGAAAATTATTTCTGCGATCGTGCTGCCCTTTAACAATCCTTGGATGGAAATTTTTCTTGGGATTGGCTTGTTGTGTGCATCAATGAGCACTATAGACACCTGCACAAATATCGTCAGTCTTAACGTAGGCAGGGATATTCTACAGACGAAGAAACTCAGTATGTCGAAGGGTGTCAATGTCGCTGTAATGGGCGCGGCATTCCTCATCTCTATCAACGTGAATTCATTATGGGATATTTTCTATTTGTCATCAGGATTACTGAGCACTGTCGTAGCGCTTCCTGTTTTGGCGACCTTAAACAAAAGAATACCTGGCGAAGCTGTCTTTTATTCCAGCATTGTGGGTTTTGCATGCACGGTATTTTTTTATTTTAACTCCTCGTTTGGATGGATACCATTGTCCATGAATGTTGTCTTGAGGGATACCGGCATTGAATATGTTGTATATGGGATCATCGGCGCAGGCGTTGGTTTTGCTGCAGGTTACTTTTTACGATCGGAAAGATAA
- a CDS encoding DUF58 domain-containing protein: MTFTPRTIFLLIFFSLLTVSGFAIDELLYIGIVAALLLFAAICFEFWFMPNQDQIIVWRKVASKLALGVENSVKIYVENRSVSELKMMIHDEPPDEFAMRSVNFEATLRPREIRSFYYEIHPNHRGDFVFHNVNLSCYGILFGLIQKRYIFSLLMPVKVYPNFKAIKKFELTALRGKWMQSGTRPVRQFGQGTEYESLREYSPDDEYRNINWNASARMAKLITTQYQVERSQNVMILIDAGRLMGGVSMGLSKLDHAINAALVLSDIAIKKNDNVGILVFSKTVQSFLAPKKTRTQLSFIAERLYNVKSELVESDYASAFEYLRQKHKRRSLIVMFTEFLDRYSSQILIHNVSVMYPKHLPLCVLMKDHSLNMIVNQAIESKDDVYQKAAAAELLEEREQAIAFVRSHGAIVLDVLPENLSSEVINKYIEIKNKNRL; encoded by the coding sequence ATGACCTTTACACCGCGAACCATTTTCCTGCTAATTTTTTTTTCTCTTTTGACCGTCAGCGGATTCGCAATAGATGAATTATTATATATTGGGATTGTTGCGGCGTTGCTACTGTTCGCGGCCATTTGTTTTGAGTTTTGGTTTATGCCAAATCAAGACCAAATTATTGTATGGAGAAAAGTTGCTTCAAAGTTAGCGCTGGGAGTTGAAAACAGCGTAAAAATTTATGTTGAGAACCGTTCCGTATCAGAACTAAAAATGATGATTCATGACGAGCCGCCGGATGAGTTCGCTATGCGTAGCGTAAATTTTGAAGCGACTTTACGTCCGCGTGAAATCAGATCTTTCTATTATGAAATTCATCCAAATCATCGCGGCGATTTCGTATTTCATAATGTGAATCTTTCTTGCTACGGCATTCTATTTGGCCTTATTCAGAAGCGCTACATTTTTTCATTATTGATGCCGGTTAAGGTCTATCCAAATTTTAAAGCCATCAAGAAATTTGAATTGACCGCACTGAGAGGAAAATGGATGCAGTCCGGCACGCGTCCTGTACGACAATTCGGGCAAGGAACTGAATATGAAAGTTTGCGTGAATATTCTCCGGACGACGAATACCGTAATATTAATTGGAACGCTTCAGCGCGAATGGCCAAGTTGATCACAACGCAATATCAGGTTGAACGTAGCCAGAATGTAATGATCTTGATTGACGCGGGTAGATTGATGGGTGGAGTTTCAATGGGGTTGTCAAAATTAGATCATGCAATCAATGCCGCTCTTGTTCTATCCGATATAGCCATCAAAAAAAACGACAATGTTGGAATACTTGTCTTTTCAAAAACTGTCCAATCTTTTCTTGCCCCTAAAAAGACCCGTACACAACTTTCGTTTATCGCGGAACGTCTGTATAACGTAAAAAGCGAACTTGTAGAATCAGACTATGCAAGCGCGTTTGAATACCTGCGTCAAAAACATAAGAGGCGTTCATTGATCGTGATGTTTACCGAGTTTTTGGATCGTTATTCATCTCAGATATTGATCCACAATGTTTCTGTTATGTACCCAAAACATCTGCCGCTATGCGTACTAATGAAGGACCATTCTCTGAATATGATTGTAAATCAAGCGATCGAGTCAAAAGATGATGTATATCAAAAAGCCGCCGCCGCAGAGCTTTTGGAAGAAAGAGAGCAGGCCATTGCATTCGTTCGTTCTCATGGCGCGATAGTACTGGACGTTCTTCCTGAAAATCTGTCATCCGAAGTAATAAACAAATATATTGAAATAAAGAATAAGAATAGACTGTGA
- a CDS encoding methylated-DNA--[protein]-cysteine S-methyltransferase produces the protein MIIYKIIKSPLGDMVLGSIADKICFLEFYLPERYKEMSGKIRKVFDAEWVEGTNDVIEQAEKELQEYFSGKRKNFTVPLDLRGSEFEIKIWEQLQKIPYGHVCSYGDIAKKINNPKSVRAVGGANHNNPVAIIVPCHRVIGKNGSLVGYGGGIDKKKLLIELERGELNLL, from the coding sequence CTGATTATATACAAAATAATTAAGTCGCCGCTTGGCGATATGGTCTTAGGTTCCATTGCCGATAAGATCTGTTTCCTCGAATTTTATCTGCCTGAACGTTATAAAGAAATGTCCGGCAAGATTCGAAAAGTCTTTGACGCCGAATGGGTTGAAGGCACAAATGACGTAATCGAGCAAGCGGAAAAGGAATTGCAGGAATATTTTTCAGGAAAACGTAAGAACTTTACGGTTCCTTTGGATTTGCGCGGCTCTGAATTTGAAATCAAGATATGGGAACAGCTACAGAAAATTCCTTACGGGCATGTCTGCAGTTACGGTGATATTGCCAAAAAGATCAATAATCCAAAGTCCGTTCGCGCGGTGGGCGGAGCAAATCATAACAACCCCGTTGCGATCATAGTGCCCTGCCATCGTGTGATTGGAAAAAATGGAAGCTTGGTGGGTTACGGCGGCGGGATAGATAAAAAAAAACTCCTCATTGAACTGGAGAGAGGCGAACTTAATCTGCTATAA
- a CDS encoding FAD-dependent oxidoreductase translates to MTHSGKTVIVIGGGLAGLATATLLSDRGFQVTLIEQKHRLGGRTFSFQDRTTSDVVDNGQHILMGCYHYTLRWLKFLGQAQPTQTGRLIHIPFAAPHKKLSSLIIPVLPMPMHLLVGILRFKNLSFWERLLLIKAGLKLPFQHIPETISVDDWLKDLGQNENLKTYFWNPVCLAVMNESLQNASAKLFATALKHMFLVKGDYSRIIIPKTGLSELFVIPSEVLIRQNGGIVLLDREVDKIQLANDQITGITLNNKNLLQADVYVSAVPQSGFFNIIDKDIRDKHFQAMAVLRTSPIISIYVWLTGIQTDQLFHGSFIGCIHTKIQWIFKKSDSLLEITISGAVDMINRQREEIFELIVGELEILFADFKGSMVRHFLVIKERNATFSQPPDSGYHRPSCRTPIKNFYIAGDWTDTGLPATIEGAVKSAYTAVDHVCAEYLR, encoded by the coding sequence ATGACCCATTCCGGTAAAACAGTCATCGTGATCGGGGGAGGTTTGGCCGGTCTTGCAACGGCAACTCTCTTATCGGATCGTGGATTTCAGGTGACTTTGATCGAACAAAAACACCGCCTGGGCGGCAGAACATTTTCTTTTCAAGACCGCACTACGTCCGATGTCGTCGATAACGGCCAACATATCCTCATGGGCTGTTATCATTATACGCTTCGTTGGTTAAAATTCCTCGGGCAAGCTCAACCTACCCAAACGGGTAGGTTGATTCATATTCCATTTGCAGCGCCGCATAAAAAGCTGAGTTCCTTAATTATTCCGGTTCTGCCTATGCCGATGCATCTGCTCGTTGGGATTTTGCGATTTAAAAATCTGTCGTTTTGGGAACGTTTACTGCTCATCAAAGCGGGGCTGAAATTACCGTTTCAGCATATTCCGGAAACCATTTCGGTTGACGATTGGCTTAAGGATTTGGGGCAAAATGAAAATCTGAAAACATATTTCTGGAACCCCGTTTGTTTGGCCGTAATGAATGAATCGTTGCAGAACGCTTCGGCTAAATTGTTTGCAACGGCTCTAAAACACATGTTTCTCGTTAAAGGCGATTACTCCAGAATTATTATACCAAAAACGGGTTTGTCTGAGTTATTTGTAATACCATCGGAAGTGTTGATTAGACAGAACGGTGGAATTGTATTATTAGATCGGGAGGTTGATAAAATACAACTGGCGAATGATCAAATAACGGGAATTACGCTAAATAACAAGAATCTGTTACAGGCCGATGTTTATGTTTCAGCAGTACCGCAATCCGGTTTTTTTAATATTATTGATAAGGACATCCGGGATAAGCACTTTCAAGCAATGGCTGTTTTACGAACTTCTCCGATCATTTCTATATATGTTTGGTTAACCGGTATTCAAACAGATCAGTTATTTCATGGATCTTTTATCGGGTGTATTCATACCAAGATACAGTGGATTTTCAAGAAATCGGACAGTTTGCTTGAAATAACGATCAGCGGAGCCGTCGATATGATTAACCGGCAACGCGAAGAAATTTTCGAATTGATTGTTGGGGAATTGGAAATACTGTTTGCAGATTTTAAAGGCTCCATGGTGCGTCATTTCCTAGTGATTAAGGAGCGGAACGCAACTTTTTCTCAGCCACCGGATTCGGGATATCATCGGCCTTCGTGTAGGACGCCAATCAAGAATTTTTATATAGCGGGCGATTGGACGGATACGGGACTGCCTGCAACCATCGAAGGCGCCGTTAAAAGCGCATATACTGCGGTAGATCACGTTTGCGCAGAATACCTGCGGTAA
- a CDS encoding glycosyltransferase family 1 protein translates to MNPIIESQIDGLKEVAHNLWWTWNQSAQLIFKELATMVWEETNHNAVAVLNSISPAELQARLRESTFGESVKEMLDDFHQYMHREKTWGSVNMAEFQQHPIAYFSPEFALHESLPIYSGGLGVLSGDHIKSASDLGIPMVGIGLFYRQGYFHQTLAVDGWQHETYVTNDPHNLPITLLRDKAGKPVVTFVEIGHSIVKLYVWKLNIGRIKLYLLDSNHPDNEEHYRELTARTYGGDITTRICQEIAMGIGGVRLLNTIGVEPSVYHMNEGHSAFLGLELAREKLLEGKTIEEAFSWVKEHCVFTTHTPVPAGHDRFTKDLMLFTLSNYSATLGISIDKIMEYGRVNPYDDKETFCMTVFALKMSRSTNAVSALHSDVTRKMWQGLFPDKPVEQVPITHITNGVHILGWMNYPTRKFWHKFLGEDWEYHIMQGDFWHKVSDPNFIPDEEIWALRYNLRRLLIEFTRMRLKEQQRRAGGNGVKLFDTFLSPDALTIGFSRRFATYKRAPLIFANIEKSLSMFNNEDRPLQIIFAGKAHPKDDNGKALIKRVVELSKHPQLFGKVAFIENYDINVARFLISGCDIWLNTPRRPLEASGTSGQKIAIHGGLNLGILDGWWREGYDSTNGFAIGKDEHPDSEQEQDRVDEVNLYNVLLNEVIPTFYNRDAANIPRLWIMKIRKAMQTLIPKFNTDRMVADYATRIYKK, encoded by the coding sequence ATGAATCCAATTATTGAATCACAGATCGACGGACTAAAAGAGGTCGCGCATAATCTTTGGTGGACGTGGAATCAAAGCGCTCAATTGATCTTTAAAGAACTGGCCACGATGGTTTGGGAGGAAACAAACCATAATGCCGTTGCCGTATTAAATTCAATTTCGCCGGCAGAACTGCAGGCTCGGCTCCGTGAATCCACATTCGGTGAGAGCGTGAAAGAAATGCTTGATGATTTTCATCAATACATGCACCGCGAAAAGACCTGGGGCAGCGTGAATATGGCGGAATTTCAGCAACATCCCATCGCCTACTTCAGTCCTGAATTTGCGTTACATGAGAGCCTGCCGATCTATTCCGGCGGCCTCGGCGTTCTCTCCGGCGATCATATCAAATCGGCGAGCGATCTCGGTATACCGATGGTTGGAATCGGCTTATTTTACAGGCAGGGTTATTTCCACCAGACCCTGGCTGTTGACGGATGGCAACATGAGACGTATGTTACGAATGACCCACACAACCTGCCTATTACATTGCTTCGTGATAAGGCGGGAAAGCCGGTAGTCACATTCGTCGAGATAGGCCACAGCATCGTAAAACTTTATGTTTGGAAACTGAACATCGGGCGAATTAAACTGTATTTACTTGATAGCAATCATCCTGATAACGAAGAGCATTACCGCGAACTCACGGCACGAACCTATGGCGGCGACATCACGACGCGCATTTGTCAAGAAATAGCGATGGGCATTGGAGGAGTGCGTCTCTTAAACACAATCGGCGTTGAACCGTCGGTATACCACATGAATGAGGGGCACAGCGCATTCTTGGGGCTTGAATTGGCGCGCGAAAAACTTCTCGAAGGAAAAACCATTGAGGAAGCGTTTTCCTGGGTCAAAGAACATTGTGTTTTTACGACCCATACGCCTGTTCCGGCCGGACACGACCGATTTACAAAAGATCTCATGCTTTTTACTTTGTCCAATTACAGCGCGACTCTTGGAATTTCCATTGACAAGATTATGGAATACGGACGTGTCAATCCGTACGACGACAAAGAAACATTTTGCATGACCGTATTCGCTTTGAAAATGTCGCGATCAACTAACGCCGTCAGCGCCTTACACAGCGATGTCACACGCAAAATGTGGCAAGGCCTGTTTCCTGACAAACCGGTTGAACAAGTACCTATCACGCATATTACCAATGGCGTCCATATCCTTGGCTGGATGAATTATCCTACGCGTAAATTCTGGCACAAGTTCCTGGGAGAGGACTGGGAATATCATATTATGCAAGGCGACTTTTGGCACAAGGTATCCGATCCGAATTTTATTCCGGACGAAGAAATCTGGGCTTTGAGATACAATTTACGCCGCCTGCTCATAGAATTCACGCGCATGAGACTGAAAGAGCAGCAGCGGCGGGCCGGCGGAAACGGCGTTAAACTGTTTGACACATTTTTATCGCCCGATGCATTGACCATAGGTTTTTCAAGACGATTCGCAACCTACAAACGCGCGCCGCTGATCTTTGCGAACATCGAAAAATCTCTTTCCATGTTCAATAACGAAGACCGTCCACTTCAAATTATCTTTGCCGGCAAGGCCCATCCGAAAGATGACAACGGAAAAGCGCTGATCAAACGTGTCGTTGAATTAAGCAAACATCCGCAATTATTCGGCAAAGTCGCATTTATAGAAAACTACGATATTAATGTCGCGCGATTTCTTATTTCAGGCTGCGATATATGGCTCAATACGCCGCGCCGGCCATTAGAAGCAAGCGGAACCAGCGGGCAAAAGATTGCTATTCACGGCGGCTTGAATCTCGGCATCCTGGACGGCTGGTGGCGCGAGGGATATGACAGCACCAACGGTTTTGCAATCGGCAAAGATGAACATCCTGACAGTGAGCAAGAACAGGATCGTGTAGACGAGGTAAATCTTTATAACGTATTATTAAATGAAGTCATTCCCACTTTCTATAATCGAGACGCCGCTAATATCCCGCGTTTGTGGATTATGAAAATACGCAAAGCCATGCAAACGTTGATCCCGAAATTTAATACCGATCGTATGGTTGCTGACTATGCGACAAGGATTTATAAGAAGTAA